One part of the Mycobacterium marinum genome encodes these proteins:
- a CDS encoding lipoprotein, with protein MSTTTPRRRARRPALIALVIIAASGCLALGWWQWTRFESTSGSFQNLGYALQWPMFAWFCVYAYRKFVRYEETPPQPRDPAAVTEIPAGLLPQRTTPDPAAPDDPALREYNAYLAALAEDDAEKQNRTTA; from the coding sequence GTGTCCACCACCACCCCCCGCCGCCGCGCGCGCCGGCCCGCGCTGATCGCCCTGGTGATCATTGCGGCCAGCGGCTGCCTGGCGCTGGGCTGGTGGCAGTGGACCCGATTCGAGTCGACCTCGGGCAGCTTCCAAAATCTCGGCTACGCGCTGCAGTGGCCCATGTTCGCCTGGTTCTGCGTCTACGCCTACCGCAAGTTCGTGCGCTATGAGGAAACGCCCCCGCAGCCGCGCGACCCAGCAGCGGTGACGGAGATTCCCGCCGGACTGCTGCCGCAGCGAACCACGCCCGATCCGGCTGCGCCCGATGACCCCGCATTGCGCGAGTACAACGCCTACCTTGCCGCACTGGCCGAAGATGATGCCGAAAAGCAGAACAGGACTACCGCATGA
- the fabG gene encoding 3-oxoacyl-ACP reductase FabG → MSVSLLNGQIAVVTGGAQGLGLAIAERFVSEGARVVLGDVNLEATEAAAKQLGGGEVAVAVRCDVTKADEVETLLQTALERFGGLDIMVNNAGITRDATMRKMTEEQFDQVIDVDLKGTWNGIRLAAAIMRENKRGAIVNMSSVSGKVGMVGQTNYSAAKAGIVGMTKAAAKELAHVGVRVNAIAPGLIRSAMTEAMPQRIWDQKLAEVPMGRAGEPSEVASVALFLACDLSSYMTGTVLDVTGGRFI, encoded by the coding sequence ATGTCGGTGTCGTTGCTGAACGGTCAGATCGCGGTAGTTACCGGTGGGGCCCAGGGCTTGGGCTTGGCGATCGCGGAGCGGTTCGTTTCCGAGGGTGCTCGGGTAGTCCTTGGTGATGTGAACCTCGAGGCGACTGAGGCCGCGGCCAAGCAGTTGGGCGGCGGGGAGGTCGCGGTGGCGGTGCGGTGTGACGTGACCAAGGCCGACGAGGTCGAGACGCTGCTGCAGACCGCGCTGGAACGGTTCGGTGGCTTGGACATCATGGTCAACAACGCCGGCATCACTCGTGACGCGACGATGCGCAAAATGACCGAGGAGCAGTTCGATCAGGTCATCGATGTGGACCTGAAGGGCACCTGGAACGGCATCCGGCTGGCCGCGGCCATCATGCGTGAAAACAAGCGCGGCGCAATCGTCAATATGTCGTCGGTGTCGGGCAAGGTGGGGATGGTCGGCCAGACCAACTACTCCGCCGCCAAAGCCGGGATCGTCGGGATGACCAAGGCGGCCGCCAAAGAACTCGCCCACGTCGGTGTCCGGGTCAATGCCATCGCTCCGGGCTTGATCCGCTCGGCGATGACAGAAGCCATGCCGCAACGTATCTGGGACCAGAAGTTGGCTGAAGTGCCGATGGGGCGAGCCGGCGAACCCAGCGAAGTCGCTAGTGTTGCCTTGTTTTTGGCCTGCGATCTGTCCTCGTATATGACCGGCACCGTGCTGGACGTGACGGGAGGACGGTTCATATGA
- a CDS encoding DUF3817 domain-containing protein — protein sequence MTTPETPEAGQTTTTFPVEKIRSALVGYRIMAWTTGIWLIALCYEIVVRYVVKVDNPPTWIGVVHGWVYFAYLLFTANLAVKVRWPIGKTVGVLLAGTIPLLGIIVEHFQTKDIKTRFAV from the coding sequence ATGACCACACCCGAAACCCCCGAAGCGGGGCAGACCACAACGACCTTTCCGGTCGAGAAGATCCGTAGCGCCCTCGTCGGCTATCGCATCATGGCGTGGACGACCGGGATCTGGCTGATCGCGCTGTGCTACGAGATCGTGGTGCGTTACGTCGTCAAGGTGGACAACCCGCCCACCTGGATCGGCGTAGTCCACGGCTGGGTGTACTTCGCTTACCTGCTGTTCACCGCAAACCTGGCGGTCAAGGTCCGGTGGCCGATCGGCAAGACGGTGGGTGTGCTGCTCGCCGGCACGATCCCGCTGTTGGGCATCATCGTCGAGCACTTTCAGACCAAGGACATCAAGACGCGCTTCGCCGTGTAA
- a CDS encoding ABC transporter ATP-binding protein/permease, with translation MARGLQGAVLRGFGARDHTATVIETVYIAPHFLRIRMVSPTLFEDAQAEPAAWLRFWFPDPKGSNTEYQRAYTLSEADAASGRFAVDVVLHEPAGPASQWARTVQPGATIAVMSLMGSSSRFDVPKEQPAGYLLIGDSASIPGMNGIVGTVPDDVPIEMYLEQHDDNDTRIPITAHPRLRVHWVRRRDETSLAEAIETRDWSDWYAWATPEATALKHVRKRLRDAFGFPKSVVHAQAYWTAGREMGTCREGVPDAAAGGASTCLDDQPEVALAQAETPEPVAQSPVAATPRGSWRAQAAGRLLAPLRFALILSGVLQVVATLVQLAPFVLLVELARILLSGAQESRLWHVGLAAVSLLGLGTLLGAALTLWLHVVDARFARGLRARLLGKMSGLPLGWFTGRGSGSIKQLVQDDTLSLHYLVTHAIPDAVNAVVAPVAVLVYLFIVDWRVALVLLIPVLMYLVMTSSLAVQSGSRMVASQRWAERMNDEAGAYLEGQPVIRVFGGAAASSFKRQLDEYIKFLVTWQRPLVGKKTMMDLATRPSTFLWLIAVTGTLLVINHRMDPVDLLPFLLLGTTFGVRLLGIAYGIGGISAGVLAARRLQITLDEPVLEQHTGLAEADSAAMVVFDKVSFGYRPGVPVIRDVSLQLRPGTVTALVGPSGSGKSTLAALLARFHDVEQGSIRVGGQDIRSLTADELYERVGLVLQETQLVHGTVAENIALAVPDAPAEQIQAAAGQAQIHDRVLRLRDGYDTVLGAGAALSGGERQRLTIARAILADTPVLILDEATAYADPESEYLVQQALNRLTKDRTVLVIAHRLHTITGADQIVVLDRGQIAERGTHDELLAAYGRYRRLWETGCGNQVELAAIQEGAR, from the coding sequence ATGGCACGCGGGTTGCAAGGCGCAGTGTTGCGCGGTTTCGGCGCTCGTGATCACACCGCAACGGTGATCGAAACGGTGTACATCGCACCGCATTTCCTGCGGATCCGGATGGTCTCGCCGACGCTTTTCGAGGATGCTCAGGCCGAACCCGCGGCCTGGCTGAGGTTTTGGTTCCCGGACCCGAAGGGGTCCAACACCGAGTATCAGCGCGCTTACACCCTCTCCGAAGCCGATGCGGCTTCCGGCCGCTTCGCGGTCGACGTGGTGTTGCACGAACCGGCCGGCCCCGCATCGCAGTGGGCCCGCACCGTGCAACCCGGCGCCACGATCGCAGTGATGTCGCTGATGGGTAGCTCGTCGCGCTTCGACGTACCCAAGGAGCAACCCGCCGGCTATTTGCTGATCGGAGACTCGGCGTCGATCCCGGGGATGAACGGGATCGTCGGAACGGTTCCCGACGACGTACCAATCGAGATGTATCTCGAACAACACGACGACAACGACACGCGCATCCCCATCACGGCACATCCCCGATTGCGGGTGCATTGGGTTCGCCGCCGAGACGAGACATCGTTGGCCGAAGCAATCGAGACCAGGGACTGGTCGGACTGGTATGCGTGGGCGACGCCGGAGGCCACCGCCCTCAAACACGTTCGCAAGCGGCTGCGCGACGCATTCGGATTCCCCAAGTCCGTGGTGCACGCCCAGGCGTATTGGACCGCCGGCCGCGAGATGGGCACCTGCCGTGAAGGCGTGCCAGACGCCGCCGCAGGCGGTGCTTCGACTTGCCTCGATGACCAACCCGAAGTCGCGCTGGCGCAGGCCGAAACCCCGGAGCCGGTAGCCCAATCGCCGGTGGCGGCCACGCCGCGCGGCAGTTGGCGTGCCCAGGCCGCGGGCCGGTTGCTCGCGCCGCTACGTTTCGCCCTGATTCTGTCCGGGGTGCTGCAGGTGGTGGCCACCCTGGTGCAGCTGGCCCCGTTCGTGCTGCTGGTTGAGTTGGCCCGAATATTGTTGTCGGGGGCCCAAGAATCCCGGCTCTGGCACGTTGGGCTGGCCGCCGTTTCGCTGCTGGGCCTTGGCACGTTGCTTGGTGCCGCCCTCACGCTGTGGCTGCACGTGGTTGACGCCCGCTTTGCTCGCGGGTTGCGTGCGCGGCTGCTGGGCAAGATGTCTGGGCTGCCGTTGGGTTGGTTCACCGGGCGCGGGTCAGGTTCCATCAAGCAACTGGTGCAGGACGACACGCTGTCGCTGCACTATCTGGTTACGCACGCGATTCCGGACGCGGTCAACGCGGTGGTTGCCCCGGTGGCGGTGCTCGTCTACCTGTTCATCGTCGACTGGCGGGTTGCCCTGGTTCTGCTCATCCCGGTGCTGATGTATCTGGTGATGACGTCATCGCTTGCGGTCCAGTCCGGCTCGCGCATGGTTGCCTCGCAGCGCTGGGCCGAGCGGATGAACGATGAGGCCGGGGCCTATCTGGAGGGTCAGCCGGTGATTCGCGTCTTTGGCGGCGCCGCGGCATCGAGTTTCAAACGCCAGCTCGACGAGTACATCAAATTCCTGGTCACCTGGCAGCGTCCGCTGGTGGGCAAGAAGACCATGATGGACCTTGCGACCCGGCCTTCGACGTTCCTGTGGCTGATCGCCGTCACCGGCACGCTGCTGGTGATCAATCACCGAATGGATCCGGTAGATCTGCTGCCGTTCTTATTGCTGGGCACCACGTTCGGTGTCCGACTACTCGGCATCGCCTACGGAATCGGCGGCATCAGCGCCGGTGTGCTGGCCGCTCGCCGGCTGCAAATCACCCTCGATGAACCGGTACTGGAACAGCACACCGGGCTGGCCGAGGCCGACTCGGCGGCGATGGTGGTGTTCGACAAGGTCAGCTTCGGGTACCGGCCGGGAGTGCCGGTGATCCGGGACGTGTCGCTGCAGCTGCGTCCGGGCACCGTCACCGCGCTCGTCGGGCCTTCGGGCTCAGGCAAGTCCACCCTCGCCGCCCTGCTGGCTCGGTTCCATGATGTCGAGCAAGGTTCGATACGAGTTGGGGGACAAGATATTCGGTCGCTCACCGCCGATGAGCTCTACGAGCGGGTCGGGCTGGTGCTGCAGGAGACTCAGCTGGTGCACGGGACTGTTGCCGAGAACATCGCGCTAGCCGTTCCCGATGCACCGGCCGAGCAGATCCAGGCCGCGGCCGGCCAGGCCCAGATCCATGACCGCGTGCTGCGGTTGCGCGATGGCTACGACACCGTGCTGGGAGCCGGCGCCGCGTTGTCGGGCGGCGAACGGCAGCGTCTCACCATCGCCCGCGCCATCCTGGCCGATACACCGGTGCTCATCCTCGACGAGGCCACCGCGTATGCGGATCCCGAATCGGAATACCTGGTGCAGCAAGCACTTAATCGGCTGACCAAGGATCGCACCGTGCTGGTCATCGCGCACCGACTGCATACCATCACCGGAGCCGACCAGATCGTGGTCCTCGATCGTGGCCAGATCGCCGAGCGCGGTACCCACGATGAACTGCTCGCCGCCTACGGGCGCTACCGACGGTTGTGGGAGACCGGTTGTGGCAATCAGGTGGAGCTGGCCGCGATCCAGGAGGGCGCACGATGA
- the rph gene encoding ribonuclease PH, with translation MSKREDGRRDDELRPVVITRGFTENPAGSVLIEFGRTKVMCTASVTEGVPRWRKGSGLGWLTAEYAMLPSATHTRSDRESVKGRVGGRTQEISRLVGRSLRACIDLAALGENTIAVDCDVLQADGGTRTAAITGAYVALADAVNYLAAAGKLSDPRPLSCAIAAVSVGVVDGRVRVDLPYEEDSRAEVDMNVVATDTGTLVEVQGTGEGATFPRSTLDKLLDMALGACDTLFAAQRDALALPYPGVLPEGPPPSKAFGS, from the coding sequence GTGTCCAAACGAGAAGACGGCCGCCGCGACGACGAGCTTCGCCCAGTGGTTATCACCCGAGGGTTCACCGAAAACCCCGCGGGTTCGGTACTGATCGAATTCGGTCGCACCAAGGTGATGTGCACGGCCAGCGTCACCGAAGGCGTGCCGCGCTGGCGCAAGGGGTCCGGGCTGGGGTGGCTCACCGCGGAATACGCGATGCTGCCGTCGGCAACCCACACCCGCTCAGACCGGGAATCGGTGAAAGGGCGGGTCGGCGGACGCACCCAGGAGATCAGCCGGCTGGTCGGCCGGTCGCTGCGGGCATGCATCGACTTGGCGGCGCTGGGGGAGAACACCATCGCTGTCGACTGTGACGTGTTGCAGGCGGATGGCGGCACCCGCACCGCGGCCATCACCGGTGCCTACGTGGCACTGGCAGACGCGGTGAACTACTTGGCGGCGGCCGGCAAGTTGTCGGATCCGAGGCCGTTGTCCTGCGCCATCGCTGCGGTCAGCGTGGGTGTGGTCGATGGCCGGGTTCGGGTGGACCTGCCTTACGAGGAAGACTCCCGCGCCGAGGTCGACATGAATGTCGTTGCCACCGACACCGGGACGCTGGTTGAAGTGCAGGGCACCGGTGAGGGCGCGACGTTCCCGCGGTCGACCTTGGACAAGCTGCTGGACATGGCGCTGGGGGCATGCGACACGTTGTTTGCCGCCCAGCGTGATGCCTTGGCGCTGCCGTACCCGGGTGTATTGCCCGAAGGGCCGCCGCCGTCGAAAGCGTTCGGAAGCTGA
- a CDS encoding phosphotransferase family protein, whose protein sequence is MVSIPRHPTDVTPQWLAAVLGERGTPVGVSGVDVVPIGTGQTGATYRLTVTYDPDPAGLPDTFVIKLPAQDDTVRDRVVVGYRSECAFYSSVADRVRVPTPRCFYCEITEDAMDFALLLEDQAPAVQGDQLTGCGEREARLAVVALAGLHGPSWCDPVWLDQPGIAFPFPDEPFANGLGEVARMSAEITLDKLGDRLSAADRETFTETMNLVTPWLLAERDRFALLHGDYRLDNLLFDPDLRRVAVVDWQTLGIGLPARDLGYFTATSLNSQVRSDIEESLVDDYHRKLLSYGVTGYDWETCWRDYRMGMPHTVLISALGFAFATATERGDEMVLTMLGRGCQAIRDLETLELIG, encoded by the coding sequence TTGGTTTCCATCCCTCGCCACCCCACCGACGTAACCCCGCAGTGGCTGGCGGCGGTCCTTGGCGAACGCGGCACACCGGTCGGGGTATCGGGAGTCGATGTGGTCCCGATCGGCACCGGGCAGACCGGAGCCACCTATCGGCTGACCGTCACCTATGACCCGGATCCGGCGGGTCTGCCGGACACCTTTGTGATCAAATTGCCGGCTCAGGATGACACCGTGCGGGACCGAGTCGTCGTCGGTTATCGCAGCGAATGTGCGTTCTATTCTTCGGTTGCCGATCGGGTCCGGGTTCCGACCCCCCGCTGCTTTTACTGCGAGATCACAGAAGATGCAATGGATTTCGCGCTGCTGCTGGAGGATCAGGCGCCCGCGGTGCAGGGCGACCAGCTCACGGGCTGCGGCGAACGGGAGGCGCGGCTGGCCGTCGTTGCGCTGGCCGGGCTGCACGGGCCGAGCTGGTGTGATCCGGTTTGGCTGGACCAGCCCGGGATCGCATTCCCTTTCCCGGATGAACCTTTCGCCAACGGTCTTGGTGAGGTGGCGCGGATGAGTGCGGAGATCACCCTGGACAAGCTCGGTGATCGGCTCAGCGCCGCCGACCGCGAAACCTTCACCGAGACCATGAATCTGGTGACGCCGTGGTTGCTCGCCGAGCGGGACCGGTTTGCGCTGCTGCACGGCGACTACCGGCTCGACAATCTATTGTTCGACCCTGACCTGCGCCGCGTCGCCGTGGTCGACTGGCAAACCCTTGGTATCGGCCTTCCGGCTCGAGACCTTGGGTACTTCACGGCAACCAGCCTGAATTCCCAGGTGCGTTCGGACATCGAGGAAAGCCTGGTCGATGACTACCACCGAAAGCTGTTGAGCTACGGCGTCACCGGATATGACTGGGAAACATGCTGGCGCGACTACCGAATGGGCATGCCGCACACGGTCCTCATCTCGGCCCTCGGATTTGCTTTCGCCACCGCCACCGAGCGTGGCGACGAGATGGTGTTGACCATGCTGGGGCGAGGTTGTCAGGCCATCCGGGATCTAGAGACGCTAGAGCTGATCGGCTGA
- the rdgB gene encoding RdgB/HAM1 family non-canonical purine NTP pyrophosphatase, producing the protein MVTKLLVASRNAKKLAELRRVLDAAGLSGVTLVSLNDVAPFDEAPETGATFEENALIKAREAFAATGLPSVADDSGLTVAALNGMPGVLSARWSGNHGDDAGNTALLLAQLRDVPEQRRGAAFVSACALVSGSGEVVVRGEWPGAVAQEPRGAGGFGYDPVFIADGANRTAAELSPVEKDAVSHRGRALTLLLPALRALVTTQP; encoded by the coding sequence GTGGTGACCAAGCTGCTGGTGGCCAGTCGCAACGCCAAGAAGCTGGCCGAACTTCGCCGGGTGCTCGATGCCGCCGGATTGTCGGGGGTGACCCTGGTGTCCCTCAATGACGTCGCGCCGTTTGATGAAGCGCCCGAAACCGGCGCGACATTCGAGGAAAACGCGCTGATCAAGGCGCGCGAAGCGTTCGCTGCGACCGGTCTGCCCAGCGTCGCCGACGACTCCGGTTTGACGGTGGCCGCGCTCAACGGGATGCCCGGCGTGCTCTCCGCCCGGTGGTCTGGCAACCACGGGGACGACGCCGGCAACACAGCGTTGTTGCTGGCCCAGTTGCGCGACGTACCCGAGCAGCGCCGCGGCGCCGCATTCGTCTCGGCGTGCGCACTGGTCTCGGGCTCGGGCGAAGTTGTGGTGCGTGGCGAGTGGCCCGGTGCCGTTGCGCAGGAGCCGCGCGGCGCCGGCGGGTTCGGTTACGACCCGGTGTTCATCGCCGACGGCGCGAACCGCACCGCCGCCGAGCTAAGCCCGGTGGAAAAGGACGCGGTCTCTCATCGTGGGCGCGCGTTGACACTGTTGCTACCCGCACTGCGGGCCCTGGTGACAACCCAACCCTGA
- a CDS encoding DUF4395 domain-containing protein has translation MGQMTHGHAEPRINEVATRARAGLLNIISAITIALLLLRPETDPVIIVGPFVLFDMLAAAATGLTPLSPTGILGTALTMGTRPVWKPTRPKRFAWLLGAALAATCLAMRLLGASPVAMAVVVAICFVLTWSEATLGFCVGCYMHKLIWGCEDCEVPYVRGIATRPEINQESPAINLESRA, from the coding sequence ATGGGGCAGATGACGCATGGACATGCGGAACCACGCATCAACGAAGTCGCGACGCGCGCGCGGGCGGGTTTGCTGAACATCATCTCGGCAATCACCATCGCGTTGCTTTTGCTGCGGCCGGAAACCGATCCGGTGATCATCGTTGGTCCGTTCGTGCTTTTTGACATGTTGGCCGCGGCGGCCACGGGACTAACGCCGTTGAGCCCAACCGGAATTCTGGGCACGGCGTTGACGATGGGTACTCGCCCGGTGTGGAAACCGACGCGGCCAAAACGCTTTGCGTGGTTGCTCGGTGCCGCCTTGGCGGCGACGTGTCTTGCCATGCGGCTGTTGGGTGCCTCGCCCGTGGCGATGGCGGTTGTTGTCGCGATCTGTTTTGTCCTGACCTGGTCGGAGGCCACGCTCGGATTTTGCGTGGGCTGCTATATGCACAAGTTGATTTGGGGTTGTGAGGATTGCGAGGTTCCTTACGTCAGGGGAATCGCGACACGACCGGAAATCAACCAGGAAAGTCCAGCAATAAACTTGGAAAGTCGCGCGTAG
- a CDS encoding acyl-CoA dehydrogenase family protein — protein MTAPQVSDEDFAQILAQTRHFVRSVVLPREQQILDEDRVPEDLRDQAKQMGLFGYAIPPQWGGLGLNLVQDVELAMELGYTSLAVRSMFGTNNGIAGQVLVGFGTDEQKARWLEPIASGDVVASFALTEPGAGSSPAGLRTKAVRDGDDWLITGQKRFITNAPVADLFVVFARTRPASDKSPGIAVFLVPAQSAGVEVGAKDAKMGQEGAWTADVSFTDVRVDDAALVGGSEDIGYRAAMTSLARGRVHIAAIAVGAAQRALDESVAYASTATQGGVTIGSFQLVQAMLADQQTGVLAGRALVRDAARMWVSGADRRIAPSAAKLFCTEMAGKVADLAVQIHGGSGYMRGVPVERIYRDVRLLRLYEGTSEIQQLIIGSNLIKAANR, from the coding sequence ATGACCGCCCCCCAGGTATCCGACGAGGACTTTGCGCAGATCCTGGCCCAGACCCGCCACTTCGTTCGCTCGGTTGTGCTGCCGCGTGAGCAGCAGATCCTCGACGAGGACCGGGTTCCCGAAGACCTACGTGACCAGGCCAAACAGATGGGACTGTTCGGATACGCGATACCGCCGCAGTGGGGCGGTCTTGGGCTGAATCTGGTGCAGGACGTCGAGCTGGCCATGGAATTGGGCTACACCTCACTGGCAGTGCGGTCGATGTTCGGCACCAACAACGGCATCGCCGGGCAAGTGCTAGTCGGGTTCGGCACCGATGAGCAGAAGGCGCGCTGGTTGGAGCCCATCGCGTCCGGCGACGTCGTCGCCTCTTTTGCCCTGACCGAACCGGGAGCCGGATCCAGCCCCGCCGGCCTGCGCACCAAAGCCGTTCGCGACGGCGATGATTGGCTGATTACGGGGCAAAAGCGTTTCATCACCAATGCGCCCGTCGCCGACCTGTTCGTGGTGTTCGCGCGCACTCGGCCCGCCAGCGACAAGAGCCCGGGCATCGCCGTGTTCCTGGTGCCCGCGCAGAGCGCCGGTGTCGAGGTGGGCGCCAAGGACGCCAAGATGGGCCAGGAAGGCGCGTGGACCGCTGACGTCAGCTTCACCGACGTCCGGGTTGACGACGCCGCGCTGGTCGGCGGCAGCGAGGACATCGGCTATCGAGCCGCAATGACCTCGTTGGCCCGCGGCCGGGTACACATAGCCGCGATCGCGGTGGGCGCCGCACAACGTGCGCTCGACGAGTCCGTGGCGTACGCATCCACCGCAACCCAGGGCGGTGTGACGATCGGCAGCTTTCAACTGGTCCAGGCGATGCTCGCCGACCAGCAGACCGGCGTGCTGGCGGGCCGCGCATTGGTGCGCGACGCCGCACGGATGTGGGTCTCCGGAGCGGATCGGCGGATCGCGCCGTCGGCGGCGAAACTATTCTGCACCGAAATGGCCGGTAAGGTGGCCGATCTCGCGGTGCAGATTCACGGCGGCAGTGGATACATGCGCGGAGTTCCGGTCGAACGCATCTACCGCGATGTCCGTCTGCTGCGGCTGTATGAGGGCACCAGCGAGATTCAGCAACTGATCATCGGGTCCAACCTGATCAAGGCCGCGAATCGATGA
- a CDS encoding ABC transporter ATP-binding protein — MIRTWIGLVPADRRGKLILCAAVGVLSVVVRAIGTVLLVPLIGALFSSTPQQALVWLGWLTAATVSGWVIDAIGARVGFELGFAVLDHSQHGVADRLPGVRLDWFTADNTATARQAIAASGPELVGLVVYLLTPLVSAVLLPLAIGLALLPISWQLGLAALAGVPLLLGALWASGRFARRADKVADEANIALTERIIEFARTQQALRAARRVEPARSLVGSALARQHGSLMRLFAMQVPGQLLFSIASQLALIVLAGATAALTVGGTLTVPEAIALIVVIARYLEPFTAVSELAPALQSVRAMLDRIRSVLTAPAVAAGTATLHDGPAAARIEFDHVAFNYDGATEPVLDGVSFCLQPGTTTAIVGPSGSGKSTILALIAGLHQPTGGRILIDGADAATLDAHTRRTLSSVVFQHPYLFHGSIRENVLAGNPGADQDQLGRAIRLARVDELIDRLPDGADTVVGEAGSALSGGERQRVSIARALLKDAPMLLVDEATSALDTENEVAVVDALTADPQSRTRVIVAHRLASIRHADRVLFVEDGRVVEDGSIDELLAAQGRFHEFWRQQHDAAEWRIRTG, encoded by the coding sequence ATGATCCGCACCTGGATAGGGCTGGTGCCGGCGGACCGCCGCGGCAAGTTGATCCTGTGCGCCGCGGTTGGGGTGCTTTCGGTTGTGGTCCGCGCGATCGGCACGGTGCTGCTGGTTCCGCTCATTGGTGCCCTGTTCAGCAGCACCCCACAGCAGGCGTTGGTGTGGCTGGGCTGGCTGACCGCTGCGACGGTATCCGGGTGGGTGATCGATGCCATCGGCGCACGCGTCGGTTTCGAGCTGGGTTTCGCTGTGCTCGACCATTCCCAGCACGGTGTGGCAGACCGGCTGCCCGGTGTGCGACTGGACTGGTTCACCGCAGACAACACGGCGACCGCCCGTCAAGCGATCGCCGCCAGCGGGCCCGAACTGGTGGGACTGGTGGTCTACCTGCTGACGCCGCTGGTCTCGGCGGTCCTGCTGCCACTGGCCATCGGGCTGGCGCTGCTTCCCATTTCCTGGCAGCTGGGATTGGCCGCGCTTGCCGGTGTGCCCCTGCTGCTGGGTGCGCTGTGGGCGTCGGGGCGATTTGCTCGACGTGCCGACAAGGTCGCCGACGAAGCCAATATTGCGCTCACTGAGCGCATCATCGAGTTCGCCCGAACCCAACAGGCGCTACGTGCCGCGCGTCGTGTCGAGCCTGCCCGCAGCCTGGTCGGATCCGCGCTTGCGCGCCAGCACGGCTCGTTGATGCGGTTGTTCGCCATGCAGGTCCCCGGCCAGCTGCTGTTCAGCATCGCCAGCCAGCTGGCGCTCATCGTGCTGGCCGGAGCGACCGCGGCGCTGACCGTGGGCGGCACGCTGACGGTTCCCGAGGCGATCGCCCTGATTGTCGTGATTGCCCGTTACCTGGAGCCCTTCACCGCCGTGAGCGAGCTCGCTCCCGCGCTGCAGAGTGTGCGCGCCATGCTCGATCGCATCCGGTCGGTGTTGACGGCACCGGCCGTGGCGGCCGGGACCGCCACGCTGCATGACGGCCCTGCGGCGGCGCGGATCGAATTCGACCACGTCGCATTCAACTACGACGGCGCCACCGAGCCGGTGCTTGACGGGGTCAGTTTCTGCCTGCAGCCGGGTACCACGACTGCGATCGTGGGCCCCTCGGGATCGGGAAAGAGCACGATCCTGGCGCTGATTGCGGGTCTGCACCAGCCGACCGGAGGCCGCATCCTGATTGACGGAGCCGACGCCGCGACGCTGGATGCGCACACCCGTCGCACGCTGTCGAGCGTGGTGTTCCAGCATCCCTACCTGTTTCATGGCTCGATCCGCGAGAACGTGCTGGCGGGAAACCCGGGTGCGGACCAGGATCAATTGGGGCGGGCGATCCGCTTGGCGCGGGTTGACGAGCTGATCGACAGGCTGCCCGACGGCGCCGACACCGTTGTGGGCGAAGCCGGTTCCGCGCTGTCGGGCGGTGAACGCCAACGGGTCAGCATCGCGCGCGCCCTGCTCAAGGACGCCCCGATGCTGCTGGTCGACGAAGCAACCAGCGCGCTGGACACCGAGAACGAGGTCGCGGTGGTCGATGCACTCACGGCCGATCCGCAATCACGCACCCGGGTGATCGTCGCCCACCGACTGGCGAGCATCCGTCATGCCGACCGCGTGCTCTTCGTCGAGGACGGTCGAGTGGTCGAGGACGGATCGATCGATGAGCTGCTCGCCGCCCAGGGGCGCTTCCATGAGTTCTGGCGACAGCAGCACGATGCCGCCGAATGGCGGATCCGCACCGGCTAG